A genomic region of bacterium contains the following coding sequences:
- a CDS encoding creatininase family protein translates to MKRDKKKDKFLLEEMTWEEAGQKFKSTDMVILPVGSTEQHSLHLPVSTDSFDAYWLSIEVTEKVKSPKPIVLPPINYGVSYHHLAFPGTISISPDTLSAIVYEIGCSLAGYGVKKILIINGHGGNKAAIVCAAQKLNYEKDLRIFIDSGEITSKEVNEIIKTPDDTHSGEYETSTSLANREHLVHKDKIKKTKLNFPSSYLRFDDKHYVPWVFKTEEISVTGAIGDPTKASKEKGKKIWAVRIEHLVKFIEQVKGLK, encoded by the coding sequence ATGAAAAGAGATAAGAAAAAAGACAAGTTTTTACTTGAAGAAATGACCTGGGAAGAAGCGGGGCAAAAATTTAAATCAACGGACATGGTTATATTGCCTGTGGGAAGCACCGAACAGCACAGTCTTCATTTGCCAGTCTCCACGGATTCTTTTGATGCATACTGGCTTTCCATAGAAGTTACGGAAAAGGTAAAATCTCCGAAACCTATTGTGTTACCACCTATAAATTACGGGGTTTCGTATCATCATCTTGCTTTCCCCGGGACTATATCAATTTCACCTGATACGCTTTCAGCAATTGTTTATGAGATAGGATGTTCTCTTGCCGGTTATGGAGTAAAGAAAATACTTATTATAAATGGCCACGGTGGGAACAAAGCGGCTATTGTATGCGCGGCGCAAAAACTGAATTACGAAAAAGATCTTAGAATATTCATAGATTCGGGGGAAATAACTTCCAAAGAAGTAAATGAGATAATAAAGACACCTGATGATACACATTCCGGGGAATATGAAACATCTACTTCATTAGCTAACAGGGAACATTTAGTTCATAAAGATAAAATAAAGAAAACTAAATTAAATTTTCCGAGTTCATATTTACGGTTTGACGATAAACACTATGTTCCGTGGGTATTTAAGACAGAAGAAATATCGGTAACAGGCGCAATAGGGGACCCGACTAAAGCATCCAAAGAAAAAGGGAAAAAAATATGGGCTGTTCGGATAGAACATCTCGTTAAATTTATTGAACAGGTTAAAGGACTAAAATAA